A stretch of DNA from Tsuneonella amylolytica:
CACCCCGCGCGGCATCGCCCTCGCCGACGTGATGAAGCGCGACCAGACCCTGATCCCGGTGACGATGGACCAGGAAGAAGTCGGCAACATGTTTCAGAAATACGCACTGATCTCGGCCGCCGTGGTCGACGACGGTGGGCGTCTGGTGGGCCAGATGACGGCGGACGACGTCGTCCACATCGTCAGCGAGGAAGCCGGTGAGGACGTACTGCTGCTGTCGGGCGCTGGCGACGGCGACATCAACGAACCGATCCGCGAGGCCTATGCCGCGCGGGTCCGCTGGCTGGTCGCCAACCTCGGCACGGCGGTCGTCGCATCCGCGATCATCGCGATGTTCGGCGCGGCGATCGAGCAGCTTGTGGCGCTGGCAGTTCTAATGCCCATCGTCGCCAGCATCGGCGGCAATGCGGGCACGCAGACGATGGCGGTCACCGTGCGCGCGATCGCGATGAACCAGCTCACCCGCGCCAACACCCGCCGGATGATCTGGCGCGAGATGCGGGTCGCGATGCTGAACGGGGCCACGGTGGCGGTGCTGATCGGCGCGGCGGTCGCATTGCTGTTCACGCCGCAACTCGGTGTGGTGATCGCGGCTGCGATGATGGTCAATATCATGGTTGCGGGCTTCGCCGGGGTGGCGGTGCCGGTGGTCTTCGAACGGCTCGACCAGGACCCTGCCGTAGCGAGCAGCGTGTTCGTGACCATGATCACCGATTCGATGGGCTTTTTTGCCTTTCTGGGGCTCGCGGTGGCGGCAGGGCTCGCAGGCTGAGCGGTCACCGGGGTTGAGCGCGGGGTTGAGCGCGGCGCCGACCGGCCTATCTGGCATTCGTGCCGCTTCACATGACCAAGATCGCCTACACCTCGAAAAGCATCGGGGAACTGCGCGCATGGGTCGAGACGGGCGAGGAAGCGCACATGCGCACCCGCTATCGTCCGACACGGCACGAGGAGATGATCGGCGGCTCGCTGTACTGGATCATGGACCACGCAATCGTCGCGCGCACCGAGATCCTCGGGTTCGAGCAGCGTCCCGACACGCACTGGACCATCCGCCTGAAGCCGCAACTGGTGCTGGTGGATCCCAAGCACAAGCGCGCCCACCAGGGCTGGCGTTACCTGACCGAACGGCAGGCTCCGCGCGACCTCGAGGAAGGGGAGGAAGCGGGCGACGCGATCCCCGGCCGGCTCGCGGGCAGGCTGACGAGGCTGGGGCTCATCTGATCGTTACAGAGCCGGGATTTTCGGAACGCCGTGCTGCCGGCACCCGTTGGTCGGGAAAGGAGAAAACCATGCCCGACAGACAATCCATGCATCCCGACAACGAGATGATCGACGAAGTGACGAAGCCGGAACAGTCCGACGCGCAAGGCAGCCGCGCGGGCGGGACCGTCAACCGCGATGTCGGAACGCGCGCAGAGAAAAGGCAGGCCGAGGGAGACCTGACAGGCGACATGGTCGAACGCGCGACCGGTTCCGACAATCCGGAGCAGGACGCCGAGAAGGGACCGAAGACCCGCGCGGCCATCCAGGACGAGCGCAACAGCTAGCTTGTCTCGCTACGCTCGCTTCGACACCACCTTGCGCAGGACGTTGACGTAGGTCTCCGGCTCCTGCGCGCCGGGGACGATGAACTGCCGGTCGATCACCATCGCGGGCACGCCCGAGACGTTGTTCTCCCACGCCAGCATCTCTTCCCCTCGCACCGCGGCGGCGACTTGCGGATCGTCGAGTGCGGCCGCCGCACCCTCGCGGTCTAGGCCCTGTTCCGCCGCGATGTCGAGCAGCACCGCCCGATCGCCGACGTTGCGGCGCTGCTGGAAGTGCGCCGCGAACAGTGCGAGCTTGAGTGACGTCTGGGTCTTGGCCCCGTGCGCCTCGCGCGTCCAGTACAGCAGTTTGTGCGCATCGAACGTATTCCACAGCATCGAAGGCGGCGGATCGCCCTCGCCGATATAGTCGAACGGGAAGCCGGCGTCGGCGGCCCGCCCGGCCATCATCGCGCGCCCGGCCTCGGCCTGTTCGGGGGTCCGGCCGTACTTGCGGGCGATGTGCGCCCGGCTCTCCTCCCCCTCGGGCGGCATGTCGGGGTTGAGTTCGAACGGCAGCCAGCGGATCTCGGCCGCGATCTCGCCATTCAGCGACTGCAGCGCGGTCTCGAGATTTTTGTACCCGATCACGCACCACGGACACATCACGTCCGACCAGATGTCGATGGTGACACGCACCGGCCCTGCGTCACTCATCGGTCGAGCCACCAGTCGACGAGAGTGCGGGCGATGGCGAACGGACGGGGGAAGATAAGGTTACCCGT
This window harbors:
- the mgtE gene encoding magnesium transporter, with translation MADEQLLIEDDLRPGEEAGRPDDRVDDERHDEDNRLKPEYVRSVVEAIDAEDKARAYDLVEPLHPADVADLFEILDADDRPRLAAAISDLLSGEVIAELNDHVREDMIEALPAHAVAGIAEQLDTDDAVQLIEDLEPADQAAVLAEMEPADRAAIESALAYPEETAGRLMSREFVAVPEHLTVGDLIDYLREPGAGELPTEFFEVFVVDPAHKPVGTCQLSWILRTPRGIALADVMKRDQTLIPVTMDQEEVGNMFQKYALISAAVVDDGGRLVGQMTADDVVHIVSEEAGEDVLLLSGAGDGDINEPIREAYAARVRWLVANLGTAVVASAIIAMFGAAIEQLVALAVLMPIVASIGGNAGTQTMAVTVRAIAMNQLTRANTRRMIWREMRVAMLNGATVAVLIGAAVALLFTPQLGVVIAAAMMVNIMVAGFAGVAVPVVFERLDQDPAVASSVFVTMITDSMGFFAFLGLAVAAGLAG
- a CDS encoding DUF1489 family protein — protein: MPLHMTKIAYTSKSIGELRAWVETGEEAHMRTRYRPTRHEEMIGGSLYWIMDHAIVARTEILGFEQRPDTHWTIRLKPQLVLVDPKHKRAHQGWRYLTERQAPRDLEEGEEAGDAIPGRLAGRLTRLGLI
- a CDS encoding DsbA family oxidoreductase, translating into MSDAGPVRVTIDIWSDVMCPWCVIGYKNLETALQSLNGEIAAEIRWLPFELNPDMPPEGEESRAHIARKYGRTPEQAEAGRAMMAGRAADAGFPFDYIGEGDPPPSMLWNTFDAHKLLYWTREAHGAKTQTSLKLALFAAHFQQRRNVGDRAVLLDIAAEQGLDREGAAAALDDPQVAAAVRGEEMLAWENNVSGVPAMVIDRQFIVPGAQEPETYVNVLRKVVSKRA